One stretch of Skermanella mucosa DNA includes these proteins:
- a CDS encoding L-lactate permease has product MPQSLQFLLALMPICIVFVLLVALRRSAKLTMAVAYAATALIALTLWGTPIEKVMGASVNGLVTAINVLYIVFGAILLLYTLEESGAIARIRQGFTSISPDRRVQAILIAWLFGSLVEGASGFGTPAAIAAPLLVAIGFPAMAAVLAALIIQSTPVSFGAVGTPILLGVNTGLANQEIVNSTIAPMAFGDYLVHIAVNVAMVHALVGFLIPLIMISMITRFFGPRRSFAEGFAAWKFALFAGIAFTLPYYLVAAAFGPEFPSLIGAMIGLGIVIPAARRGLFLPREVFDFGPRENWEERWIGTLEQSQETVEHEQPMSLLKAWTPYLLVAALLIATRVIDPLKAFLTSPAMTLSLTDLFGSGISASSQPLYLPGTVFVLVSLFTYLFHGMGKDGSYRAVWSLSGGTMIKAAPALLLAVPMVQVFINSASAEHASMPLVLAGGVSAVSGEFWPLVSPIVGALGAFIAGSNTVSNMMFSLFQFSTAINIGLASAGAALVVTLQAVGGAAGNMICVHNVVAASATVGLVNREGDLIRMALLPMIYYVVQAGLIGMALIAGGLNLWWAGVVVWPAACLLAMRSSGGGKPAAVVHGTR; this is encoded by the coding sequence ATGCCTCAAAGTCTGCAATTTCTTTTAGCATTGATGCCGATCTGCATCGTGTTCGTCCTGCTGGTGGCGCTTCGCCGGTCGGCCAAGCTGACCATGGCGGTCGCCTATGCCGCCACCGCCCTGATCGCCCTGACCCTGTGGGGCACCCCGATCGAGAAGGTCATGGGCGCCTCGGTCAACGGGCTGGTGACGGCGATCAACGTCCTCTACATCGTGTTCGGAGCCATCCTGCTGCTGTACACGCTCGAGGAGAGCGGGGCCATCGCCCGGATCCGGCAGGGCTTCACCTCGATCTCGCCCGACCGCCGCGTGCAGGCGATCCTGATCGCCTGGCTGTTCGGGTCCCTGGTGGAGGGCGCCTCGGGCTTCGGCACGCCGGCGGCGATCGCGGCACCGCTGCTGGTCGCCATCGGCTTTCCGGCCATGGCGGCGGTGCTGGCGGCCCTGATCATCCAGAGCACGCCGGTCTCGTTCGGCGCGGTCGGGACGCCGATCCTGCTGGGCGTCAACACCGGCCTGGCCAACCAGGAGATCGTCAACAGCACGATCGCGCCGATGGCCTTCGGCGATTACCTGGTCCATATCGCGGTCAATGTCGCGATGGTCCATGCGCTGGTCGGCTTCCTGATCCCGTTGATCATGATCTCGATGATCACCCGGTTCTTCGGGCCGAGGCGTTCCTTCGCGGAAGGTTTCGCCGCCTGGAAGTTCGCGCTGTTCGCCGGCATCGCCTTCACCCTGCCCTACTACCTGGTCGCGGCCGCGTTCGGGCCGGAATTCCCGTCGCTGATCGGCGCCATGATCGGGTTGGGGATCGTCATACCCGCCGCCCGGCGCGGGCTGTTCCTGCCGCGCGAGGTCTTCGATTTCGGGCCGCGGGAGAACTGGGAGGAGCGCTGGATCGGGACCCTGGAGCAGTCCCAGGAGACGGTCGAGCATGAGCAGCCCATGTCGCTGCTGAAGGCCTGGACGCCTTACCTGCTGGTGGCCGCGCTGCTGATCGCGACGCGCGTGATCGATCCGCTCAAGGCGTTCCTCACCTCGCCCGCGATGACGCTGAGCCTGACCGACCTGTTCGGGTCCGGCATCTCCGCCTCGTCGCAGCCGCTCTACCTGCCGGGGACGGTGTTCGTCCTGGTGTCGCTGTTCACCTATCTCTTCCACGGCATGGGCAAGGACGGCAGCTACCGCGCCGTCTGGTCGCTGTCGGGCGGCACCATGATCAAGGCGGCACCGGCGCTGCTGCTCGCCGTGCCGATGGTGCAGGTCTTCATCAACTCCGCGTCGGCGGAGCATGCCAGCATGCCGCTGGTGCTGGCCGGCGGCGTGTCGGCCGTGTCGGGCGAGTTCTGGCCCCTGGTCTCGCCGATCGTGGGCGCGCTCGGTGCCTTCATCGCCGGGTCGAACACGGTCAGCAACATGATGTTCTCGCTGTTCCAGTTCTCCACGGCGATCAATATCGGGCTGGCGTCGGCAGGTGCCGCGCTCGTCGTGACCCTGCAGGCCGTGGGAGGCGCCGCCGGCAACATGATCTGCGTGCACAACGTGGTGGCGGCGTCGGCGACGGTCGGGCTGGTCAACCGGGAGGGCGACCTGATCCGGATGGCGTTGCTGCCGATGATCTATTACGTGGTCCAGGCCGGTCTGATCGGCATGGCCCTGATCGCGGGCGGCCTGAACCTCTGGTGGGCCGGCGTCGTGGTGTGGCCGGCAGCCTGCCTGCTGGCCATGCGCAGTTCCGGCGGCGGCAAACCGGCCGCCGTGGTACACGGCACCCGGTAG
- a CDS encoding Bug family tripartite tricarboxylate transporter substrate binding protein, which yields MDHSTRITRRALCGGMAAAGLLAGLVPGLPVSRAAAQSYPQRNFRVIIPTGQGGGAERLARAFDDAWSKLLNQQFEYTFHPGAAGQIGYELFVKQREADGYNLLFGNMGPEMIMYAVQKPDYRFPEDFVYFSRTDIDDSCIFVRNDSPYKDLKSVVEAAKKNPVNVAVSRIPHPASIGMLALGEATGSTYNLIPYGGGNPTYVAVMNGEADVGALPITGVLSLSSQFRVLGVFNRENIFAGITDNAPTVNGAFGTSIPDLYSSRAWAVHSSWADANPEDFALLERTSREAHASDAFRDAFVKTGSPVESLKYGDRQVCTEYALAMLDLAKRYEPVLSAQR from the coding sequence ATGGACCACTCAACGCGCATCACCCGCCGGGCGCTGTGCGGCGGCATGGCCGCCGCCGGACTGCTGGCCGGGCTCGTGCCCGGACTGCCCGTGTCGCGCGCCGCCGCGCAGTCCTATCCCCAGCGGAACTTCCGCGTGATCATCCCGACGGGGCAGGGCGGCGGCGCCGAAAGGCTGGCCCGCGCCTTCGACGACGCCTGGTCGAAGCTGCTCAACCAGCAGTTCGAGTACACCTTCCATCCCGGCGCCGCGGGGCAGATCGGCTACGAGCTGTTCGTCAAGCAGCGCGAGGCCGATGGCTACAACCTGCTGTTCGGCAACATGGGGCCGGAGATGATCATGTACGCGGTCCAGAAGCCCGACTACAGGTTCCCCGAGGACTTCGTCTATTTCAGCCGGACCGACATCGACGACAGCTGCATCTTCGTGCGGAACGACTCCCCCTACAAGGACCTGAAGTCGGTGGTCGAGGCGGCCAAGAAGAACCCGGTGAACGTGGCGGTCAGCCGGATTCCGCACCCGGCCTCGATCGGCATGCTGGCCCTGGGCGAGGCGACCGGCTCGACCTACAACCTGATCCCCTATGGCGGTGGCAACCCGACCTATGTCGCCGTCATGAACGGCGAGGCCGACGTGGGTGCGCTGCCCATCACGGGCGTGCTGTCGCTGTCCAGCCAGTTCAGGGTGCTCGGCGTCTTCAACCGCGAGAACATCTTCGCCGGAATCACCGACAACGCGCCGACGGTCAACGGGGCCTTCGGCACCTCGATCCCGGACCTCTATTCGTCGCGGGCCTGGGCGGTGCATTCCAGTTGGGCCGATGCCAACCCTGAGGATTTCGCCCTGCTGGAGCGCACGTCGCGGGAGGCCCACGCCTCGGACGCGTTCCGCGACGCCTTCGTCAAGACGGGATCCCCGGTCGAATCCCTGAAATACGGCGACCGCCAAGTCTGCACCGAATACGCCCTGGCGATGCTCGACCTGGCGAAGCGCTACGAACCGGTGCTCAGCGCGCAGCGATAG
- a CDS encoding sensor histidine kinase, which produces MIGLKTLVPPSLQLPALAAAMVFVVAVGSTQVALQVMNSRQTDQLRQIGQVYLDGLAASVRPYVEAGDAVEVERRFAQALAEQHGIPEQALFAFGGDGGLIARAGDPRIEPPDMAALMRLGFRIDPVGDIGWASRPLGDPGAGAGPGIAAALDLSEVIAARDRLLWAVILMDFVIACLCGILAFAILQRLSRPLRTLVDHLGSQPLGEPEPLPAAAAGSAGPETRRLFDAYNRLAEGVRDRERLIRALADREQAAALGRMAATMAHEVRNPLGGLATAVSTLRRFGDDRQVRDEALGLLDRGIGTIDRIVTGTLDLYRPPEDRRLGREDLEDLRHLVAPEAVRRGVALEWRVEVPDNVDLGAVEVRQLLLNLLLNACAATPAGGRVSLAARTEGPDLVCDIVDQGPGLDRSVASRLAGGGADRPGTGGNGGRRLGIDVVVALLGSLDGRATVIDAPGRGTSIRIAIPLGAKA; this is translated from the coding sequence TTGATCGGACTGAAGACCCTGGTTCCCCCGTCCCTGCAGCTGCCGGCCCTGGCGGCCGCGATGGTGTTCGTGGTCGCGGTCGGGTCGACCCAGGTCGCCCTCCAGGTCATGAACTCCCGCCAGACGGACCAGCTCAGGCAGATCGGCCAAGTCTATCTCGACGGGCTCGCGGCGAGCGTCCGTCCCTACGTGGAGGCCGGCGACGCCGTCGAGGTGGAGCGGCGCTTCGCGCAGGCGCTGGCCGAACAGCACGGCATTCCGGAGCAGGCGCTGTTCGCCTTCGGCGGCGACGGCGGGCTGATCGCCCGCGCGGGCGATCCCCGGATCGAGCCGCCCGACATGGCCGCGCTGATGCGCCTCGGGTTCCGGATCGATCCCGTCGGGGACATCGGCTGGGCGAGCCGCCCGCTCGGCGATCCGGGGGCCGGCGCCGGGCCGGGGATCGCGGCGGCGCTCGACCTGTCCGAGGTCATCGCCGCGCGCGACCGCCTGCTCTGGGCGGTGATCCTGATGGACTTCGTCATCGCGTGCCTGTGCGGCATCCTCGCCTTCGCGATCCTGCAGCGCCTGTCGCGACCCTTGCGCACCCTGGTCGATCATCTCGGCTCCCAGCCGCTCGGCGAGCCGGAACCCCTGCCGGCCGCAGCCGCCGGGTCCGCGGGGCCGGAAACCCGCCGCCTGTTCGACGCCTACAACCGGCTGGCCGAAGGGGTCCGCGACCGCGAGCGCCTGATCCGGGCGCTCGCCGACCGGGAACAGGCGGCGGCGCTCGGCCGGATGGCGGCGACCATGGCGCACGAGGTGCGCAACCCGCTGGGCGGGCTGGCCACGGCGGTATCGACCCTGCGCCGGTTCGGCGACGACCGGCAGGTGCGGGACGAGGCGCTGGGACTGCTGGACCGCGGCATCGGGACGATCGACCGCATCGTGACCGGCACCCTCGACCTGTACCGGCCGCCGGAGGACCGCCGGCTGGGCCGCGAGGACCTCGAGGATCTCCGCCATCTGGTGGCGCCCGAGGCCGTCCGGCGCGGCGTGGCCCTGGAATGGCGCGTCGAGGTGCCGGACAACGTCGATCTCGGTGCCGTCGAGGTGCGCCAACTCCTCCTGAACCTGCTGCTGAACGCCTGCGCCGCGACGCCGGCCGGCGGCAGGGTCAGCCTCGCCGCCCGCACCGAGGGGCCGGACCTGGTGTGCGACATCGTCGACCAGGGGCCCGGCCTGGACCGCTCCGTCGCGTCGCGCCTGGCCGGCGGCGGGGCGGATCGGCCGGGAACCGGGGGGAACGGAGGGCGGCGCCTGGGCATCGACGTGGTGGTCGCCCTGCTGGGCTCGCTCGACGGCCGGGCGACGGTGATCGACGCGCCGGGCCGCGGGACCTCGATCCGGATCGCCATCCCGCTGGGAGCCAAGGCATGA
- a CDS encoding glycosyltransferase family 87 protein — MTSPRGRMDGPAHSVLPALLAALLAAGLAALIVWQLQRSLPGHLLWDFGSFMGAGRAATEGLDPYGIYPGLTFRVEMPGFESWNQNLNPPVSLLLFQPLSYLDPAEAFRLWWAVTVVAYAALVILLVRRYRPEAPLIPALAAFAAAGFWDTLVLGQIYVPLALAAAGAWLLLERDRPLAAGLLIGVVVAVKPNFLVWPGLLLLAGHLRASFAAGACAAVLSLVPAVLYGPGIYRLWLDVISQDADRGAFLTNASLPGLFLRFGYGTAGLVASLALLGGLALWAFRQRPDPLRASALGLLGALVASPLAWIHYTLFLLPLFFRAPPTPVQAVAACLLILPVPVLLDRFMSAPGWQQATFGSAYAWALLLLMADQWRRAPK; from the coding sequence ATGACATCGCCGCGCGGGAGAATGGACGGGCCGGCCCATTCCGTTCTCCCGGCCCTCCTGGCGGCCCTCCTGGCGGCCGGCCTGGCAGCGCTGATCGTGTGGCAGCTCCAGCGGTCGCTGCCGGGCCACCTGCTGTGGGACTTCGGTTCCTTCATGGGGGCCGGGCGCGCCGCGACCGAGGGGCTCGACCCCTACGGGATCTATCCAGGGCTGACTTTCCGGGTCGAGATGCCCGGGTTCGAGAGCTGGAACCAGAACCTCAACCCGCCGGTCTCGCTGCTTCTGTTCCAGCCGCTCTCTTACCTTGACCCGGCGGAAGCCTTCCGGCTCTGGTGGGCGGTCACGGTTGTGGCATACGCGGCCCTCGTCATCCTGCTGGTCCGCCGTTACCGGCCGGAAGCCCCGCTGATACCGGCGCTGGCGGCCTTTGCGGCGGCGGGCTTCTGGGACACGCTGGTGCTGGGGCAGATCTACGTGCCCCTGGCGCTCGCGGCGGCCGGCGCATGGCTGCTGCTGGAGCGCGACCGGCCGCTGGCGGCCGGGCTGCTGATCGGCGTCGTGGTCGCGGTCAAGCCGAACTTCCTGGTCTGGCCGGGGCTGCTGCTTCTGGCCGGGCATCTGCGGGCCAGTTTCGCCGCCGGGGCCTGTGCGGCCGTGCTGAGCCTCGTTCCGGCGGTGCTGTATGGACCCGGCATCTACCGGCTCTGGCTCGACGTGATCTCGCAGGACGCGGACCGCGGGGCCTTCCTGACCAATGCGTCGCTGCCGGGATTGTTCCTGAGGTTCGGATACGGCACGGCCGGCCTGGTGGCGAGTCTCGCCCTGCTCGGCGGGCTCGCCCTCTGGGCATTCCGGCAGCGGCCGGACCCTCTGCGGGCCAGCGCCCTTGGCCTGCTGGGCGCCCTGGTCGCCTCGCCGCTGGCCTGGATCCACTACACCCTGTTCCTGTTGCCGCTGTTTTTCCGGGCGCCGCCGACTCCGGTGCAGGCGGTGGCGGCCTGCCTGCTGATTCTCCCGGTGCCGGTGCTGCTCGACCGGTTCATGTCCGCCCCGGGATGGCAGCAGGCCACCTTCGGATCGGCCTATGCCTGGGCCCTTCTGCTCCTGATGGCCGACCAATGGCGACGGGCCCCGAAATGA
- a CDS encoding tripartite tricarboxylate transporter permease → MGWDSALLLSLAVDAVMLTWIVVPAVLLGILVGAIPGFSAQNTLIILLPLTLAMDINMALAFMVSLYCATHLGGGIPAILVNMPGTGGAAATTLDGYQMTLKGKAQQALVLCFVASTIGGLVTSIATVALLPFLAQVGMYLRSVEMVAVMVFGLVLIAAIAADDPLKGIIAGFFGLMIGAIGTDHIYGTPRAAFGFLELYDGVPLVPALIGLFAISEAFSMMERSTIVPRSAVVDSRAHWADTLEGLRLSLKYWWLTIWTSFVGLLIGVVPGAGASIASFVAYQQARMFSKTPDEFGKGFAPGVVAPEAANNGVTSGTLVPLMAIGVPGGSTAAVMMVVLQYHGIVLGPRLFIESPEIAYGIFFSMTLSYIVMLFTILPLARYMSQVVLIPTRILVPLILSLTIVGAFANREYVFDMGLALVFGVIGYIARKTNYHVTAILIGIILGPLFEQYLLRSLRIGQGDLTILFSSTIGNVLWAFVVLSVLLPWLRSRQQERHRRAERENPAALTGDQPR, encoded by the coding sequence ATGGGATGGGACAGCGCACTTCTCCTCTCGCTCGCGGTCGATGCGGTCATGCTCACCTGGATCGTGGTGCCGGCGGTGCTGCTCGGCATCCTGGTCGGCGCGATCCCCGGCTTCAGCGCCCAGAACACCCTGATCATCCTGCTGCCGCTGACGCTGGCCATGGACATCAACATGGCCCTGGCCTTCATGGTGTCGCTCTATTGCGCGACCCATCTGGGCGGCGGCATCCCCGCGATCCTGGTGAACATGCCCGGCACCGGCGGGGCGGCGGCGACCACGCTGGACGGCTACCAGATGACCCTGAAGGGGAAGGCGCAGCAGGCGCTCGTGCTCTGTTTCGTGGCCTCCACCATCGGCGGCTTGGTCACCAGCATCGCGACCGTCGCCCTGCTGCCGTTCCTGGCGCAGGTCGGCATGTACCTGCGCAGCGTCGAGATGGTGGCCGTGATGGTGTTCGGCCTGGTGCTGATCGCCGCCATCGCCGCCGACGATCCCTTGAAGGGGATCATCGCCGGCTTCTTCGGCCTGATGATCGGGGCGATCGGGACCGACCACATCTACGGCACCCCGCGCGCGGCGTTCGGCTTCCTGGAACTTTATGACGGCGTGCCGCTGGTGCCGGCCCTGATCGGCCTGTTCGCGATTTCGGAAGCCTTCAGCATGATGGAGCGGTCGACCATCGTGCCGCGCTCCGCCGTCGTGGACTCCCGCGCGCACTGGGCGGACACGCTGGAGGGCCTGCGGCTCAGCCTCAAATACTGGTGGCTGACGATCTGGACCAGCTTCGTCGGGCTGCTGATCGGCGTCGTGCCGGGCGCCGGCGCCAGCATCGCGTCGTTCGTGGCCTACCAGCAGGCGCGGATGTTCTCCAAGACGCCCGACGAGTTCGGCAAGGGCTTCGCCCCCGGCGTGGTGGCGCCCGAAGCCGCCAACAACGGCGTCACGTCGGGCACGCTGGTTCCGCTGATGGCGATCGGCGTGCCGGGAGGCAGCACCGCCGCGGTGATGATGGTGGTCCTGCAGTACCACGGCATCGTGCTCGGTCCCCGGCTGTTCATCGAATCGCCGGAGATCGCCTACGGCATCTTCTTCTCGATGACGCTGTCCTACATCGTGATGCTCTTCACGATCCTGCCGCTGGCCCGCTACATGAGCCAGGTGGTGTTGATCCCGACCAGGATCCTGGTGCCGCTGATCCTGTCGCTGACCATCGTCGGCGCCTTCGCCAACCGCGAATACGTGTTCGACATGGGCCTGGCCCTGGTCTTCGGGGTGATCGGCTATATCGCCCGCAAGACCAACTACCATGTCACGGCGATCCTGATCGGCATCATCCTGGGACCGCTGTTCGAGCAATATCTGCTGCGCTCGCTGCGGATCGGGCAGGGCGACCTGACGATCCTGTTCTCCTCCACCATCGGCAACGTGCTGTGGGCCTTCGTGGTGCTCTCGGTGCTGCTGCCCTGGCTGCGCAGCCGGCAGCAGGAACGCCATAGGCGGGCCGAGCGCGAAAACCCGGCGGCCCTGACCGGAGACCAGCCCCGATGA
- a CDS encoding universal stress protein codes for MKPIPFRKPAHLAAPSSAASSAASAKRVVVWLGGGDAQRSAIELAVGISVASGAQLTGLSAFDPEPEAQAIPAGGTYWARWLADQRRARRREAAAAALRDFDEATRGHPIEITSRHDETGFDGLATVVAGCDLLVVPAGAGLSGSGQPPSDELATTLAARSAVPVLRVRHHPAAVRNVVLVVSGTDGCARLARRFLHSGLWTDAPVTLLPVAGDRQRIQAALDEQVELVRAHGRKAEVMPAVDPDSEADVLDREVRRFDAAAMSCLSHRSGWLGMVRTCPFEVVSDRMPVTLLP; via the coding sequence ATGAAACCCATCCCGTTCCGCAAGCCGGCCCACCTTGCGGCCCCATCTTCCGCCGCGTCCTCCGCCGCCTCGGCCAAACGCGTGGTGGTCTGGCTCGGCGGCGGCGACGCCCAGCGGTCCGCGATCGAGCTGGCCGTGGGGATCTCGGTCGCCTCGGGCGCGCAGCTGACCGGCCTATCGGCCTTCGACCCGGAGCCGGAAGCCCAGGCGATACCGGCGGGCGGCACCTACTGGGCCCGATGGCTGGCCGACCAGCGCCGGGCCCGGAGGCGCGAGGCGGCCGCGGCGGCGCTCCGCGACTTCGACGAGGCGACCCGCGGCCATCCGATCGAAATCACCAGCCGCCACGACGAGACCGGGTTCGACGGGCTCGCCACCGTGGTGGCCGGCTGCGACCTGCTGGTGGTCCCCGCCGGCGCGGGCCTTTCCGGGTCGGGGCAGCCGCCGTCGGACGAGCTCGCCACGACCCTGGCGGCCCGGTCCGCGGTTCCCGTCCTGCGGGTGAGGCATCATCCCGCGGCGGTGCGCAACGTCGTCCTCGTGGTGTCCGGGACGGACGGCTGCGCCCGGCTGGCCCGGCGGTTCCTGCATTCCGGCCTCTGGACGGATGCCCCGGTGACGCTGCTGCCGGTGGCCGGCGACCGGCAGCGGATCCAGGCGGCCCTCGACGAGCAGGTCGAGCTGGTGCGCGCGCACGGGCGCAAGGCCGAGGTCATGCCTGCGGTCGATCCCGACTCCGAGGCGGACGTGCTCGACCGCGAGGTCCGGCGGTTCGATGCCGCCGCGATGTCCTGCCTGTCGCATCGGAGCGGCTGGCTCGGCATGGTCCGGACCTGCCCGTTCGAGGTCGTTTCGGACCGCATGCCGGTGACGCTCTTGCCCTGA
- a CDS encoding sigma-54-dependent transcriptional regulator — MNDAPSVLVPSVLVIEDDPVLGPALMQRLRLEGFRPRLAATGAAAVEALAGAAPPDAVVSDIRLPDMDGEALYRHLLDTAGALPVYFITAHGQVDQAVRLIKAGARDYLTKPVDVDFLVAELRRACVPVGSPGGARPDRAPPSMGQAEAVLRKAARVDIPVLLTGETGVGKEVAARLLHAAADRADRPFVAVNCAAIPRDLVESTLFGHERGAFTGAVASSPGLLARAGAGTLFLDEIAELPLEHQSKLLRVIQERAFLPVGARDERRFEARLVCATHADLAECVAAGTFREDLYFRINVVEVRIPPLRERPEDVPPLAHRFLDDAVARFGLEARALSPEGLAALAEHDWPGNVRELRNRIERAAALADETVIGPADLFPESALDGPAAAATGTLDEALTVATRAKVEEALRRAGGNRGQAARLLGVSRTTLWKRMRELGIG, encoded by the coding sequence ATGAACGACGCTCCCTCAGTCCTGGTGCCCTCCGTCCTGGTAATCGAGGACGATCCGGTGCTCGGCCCGGCCCTGATGCAGCGGCTTCGCCTGGAAGGATTCCGGCCCCGCCTCGCCGCCACCGGCGCCGCGGCGGTCGAGGCTCTCGCGGGCGCCGCCCCGCCCGATGCCGTGGTCAGCGACATCCGGCTTCCCGACATGGACGGCGAAGCGCTCTACAGGCACCTGCTGGACACAGCCGGGGCGCTGCCCGTGTATTTCATCACCGCGCACGGCCAGGTCGACCAGGCCGTGCGCCTGATCAAGGCGGGTGCCCGCGACTACCTGACCAAGCCGGTCGACGTGGATTTCCTGGTGGCCGAACTGCGCAGGGCCTGCGTGCCGGTCGGGTCGCCCGGCGGGGCGCGACCCGACCGCGCCCCGCCGTCCATGGGGCAGGCCGAGGCGGTCCTGCGCAAGGCGGCCCGGGTGGATATCCCGGTGCTGCTGACGGGAGAGACCGGCGTCGGCAAGGAGGTCGCGGCCCGGCTGCTCCATGCCGCCGCGGACCGGGCGGACCGGCCGTTCGTCGCCGTCAACTGCGCGGCCATCCCGCGCGACCTGGTGGAGAGCACGCTGTTCGGCCACGAACGGGGGGCCTTCACAGGGGCCGTGGCGTCCAGTCCCGGCCTGCTGGCGCGGGCCGGAGCCGGGACGCTCTTCCTCGACGAGATCGCCGAGCTGCCGCTCGAGCATCAGTCCAAGCTGCTGCGCGTGATCCAGGAGCGCGCCTTCCTGCCGGTCGGCGCCCGCGACGAGCGGCGGTTCGAGGCCCGCCTCGTCTGTGCCACCCACGCCGACCTGGCCGAGTGCGTCGCCGCCGGGACCTTCCGGGAGGATCTCTACTTCCGGATCAACGTCGTCGAGGTCCGCATCCCGCCGCTCCGCGAGCGGCCGGAGGACGTGCCCCCCCTCGCCCACCGCTTCCTCGACGACGCCGTGGCGCGCTTCGGCCTGGAAGCCCGCGCGCTGTCCCCCGAGGGACTGGCGGCCCTGGCCGAGCATGACTGGCCGGGCAATGTGCGCGAGCTGCGCAACCGGATCGAACGGGCGGCGGCGCTCGCGGACGAAACCGTGATCGGCCCCGCGGACCTGTTCCCGGAATCCGCGCTGGACGGGCCGGCGGCCGCGGCGACCGGCACCCTGGACGAGGCGCTTACCGTCGCGACCCGGGCCAAGGTCGAGGAGGCGCTCCGGCGCGCCGGGGGCAACCGCGGCCAAGCGGCGAGGCTGCTGGGCGTCTCGCGCACGACCCTGTGGAAGCGCATGCGCGAGCTGGGGATCGGCTGA
- a CDS encoding LVIVD repeat-containing protein, with the protein MTDMPLAKNLRLVGHLDLPGGGQVTVSGGHAFVGHMKPPFGTTIVDVRDPANPRIASAIELPNEDSHTHKVRVVGDLMITNVEQNDRHALRRGARLAEATSDLAARLGRPPSDAELALALKIPEDLLPRLRHVLEHGYRDGGFKLYDIADRSRPREIAHVRTHGVGVHRFDMDDRYAYISTEMTGYVGNILVVYDIADPARPAEVSRWWMPGQHVAGGETPHWTGQRNRLHHALRFGDELWASVWYAGLRVIDASDITDLRTVGSYDYHPPFPEPTHTVAPVPVRWQGRQVAAAVDEEHDHTHGQLHGGLWFFDVEDRADIRPIGMFHLSELDSPFARAGARFGAHQFQERVTGDRLYCTWFSGGLRMLDIADPTAPRETGWFIPEPPKGQPCAQSNDVFVDDRELVYVIDRNRGLDILEPLI; encoded by the coding sequence ATGACCGACATGCCCCTCGCGAAGAACCTCCGCCTGGTCGGCCACCTCGACCTGCCCGGCGGGGGCCAGGTGACGGTGTCCGGCGGCCATGCCTTCGTCGGCCACATGAAACCGCCTTTCGGAACCACCATCGTGGACGTGCGGGACCCGGCCAATCCCCGCATCGCCTCCGCCATCGAGCTGCCGAACGAGGATTCCCACACCCACAAGGTCCGGGTCGTCGGCGACCTGATGATCACCAACGTCGAGCAGAACGACCGCCACGCCCTGCGGCGCGGAGCCAGGCTGGCGGAGGCGACGTCCGACCTGGCCGCCCGGCTCGGCCGCCCGCCGTCCGACGCCGAGCTGGCCCTGGCATTGAAGATCCCCGAAGACCTGCTGCCCCGCCTGCGCCACGTGCTGGAGCACGGCTACCGGGACGGCGGATTCAAGCTGTACGACATCGCCGACCGGTCCCGCCCGCGCGAGATCGCCCATGTCCGGACCCATGGGGTCGGAGTCCACCGCTTCGACATGGACGACCGCTATGCCTATATCTCGACCGAGATGACAGGCTATGTCGGCAACATCCTGGTGGTCTACGACATCGCCGACCCGGCCCGGCCGGCCGAGGTCTCGCGCTGGTGGATGCCCGGCCAGCACGTCGCCGGCGGGGAGACGCCTCACTGGACCGGCCAGCGCAACCGGTTGCACCACGCGCTCCGCTTCGGCGACGAACTGTGGGCGTCGGTCTGGTATGCCGGCCTGCGGGTGATCGACGCTTCCGACATCACCGACCTGCGCACGGTCGGATCGTACGATTACCACCCGCCGTTCCCGGAACCGACCCACACCGTGGCCCCGGTGCCGGTGCGCTGGCAGGGCCGCCAGGTCGCGGCCGCGGTGGACGAGGAGCACGACCATACCCATGGCCAGCTCCATGGCGGATTGTGGTTCTTCGACGTGGAGGACCGCGCCGACATCCGGCCGATCGGCATGTTCCACCTCAGCGAGCTGGATTCGCCCTTCGCCCGCGCCGGCGCCCGCTTCGGCGCGCACCAGTTCCAGGAGCGGGTGACCGGCGACCGGCTCTACTGCACCTGGTTCTCCGGCGGCCTGCGGATGCTGGACATCGCGGACCCCACGGCTCCCCGGGAGACCGGCTGGTTCATCCCGGAGCCCCCGAAGGGCCAGCCCTGCGCCCAGAGCAACGATGTCTTCGTCGATGACCGGGAGCTGGTCTATGTGATCGACCGGAACCGCGGGCTGGATATCCTGGAGCCGCTGATCTGA